Genomic segment of Bacteroidota bacterium:
ACACAAAGTTCACAGAGGAGACACAAAGAGCACAAGGACTTTTGGTTTAGGTTTTGGGAAGTTCAGCGTTCAGGGTTTGGGTATATGCTATTTGTAATTGATTCCTTAGAAGTCTGAATTTTTCAAGTACTTAATAAAATTGCTTATTTTACTTGATAATCGTTCTGTTCTAACTAATAAGTCATCAAGTTCAGATTGATCAATGTAATTAAAATCAAACGCTCTGTAGCCTTGAGATCGGCTTTCACCACATGAGCCTTTTGAAATACTTAAGAATTGGATTCACCCTGTGAAATAATGCTTTGCATTAAAATTTCTAATTTTATTTCACAGGGTAAATTCTTTATTTCCTCCCCTATCAAAACCTTCTTTACCCTGTTAAATACGACTTGAGCCTGTTTTTTAAGAACATTTTCCCATAATGAGTTTTAAAATATTTTTCTCTCTTTAAAGCATCATCTTTTGATAAACATGCTTCGTAGTATATAAGTTTTAATGGTCTTCTATCTTTTGTAGATTCAACTTTTCCATTGCTGTGTTGCTCAAATCGTAAATTCAAATCTTGAGTAAATCCTGCATAATTTTTACCATCTTTTTCGCTTTTTAAAACATAAGTAAAATAGAATTGCTCCATAAGATTTGAATTTATTTAACAGGGAGATTGTTATCCATTACAGAACCTGCTGATGATCGTATTTG
This window contains:
- a CDS encoding GIY-YIG nuclease family protein; the encoded protein is MEQFYFTYVLKSEKDGKNYAGFTQDLNLRFEQHSNGKVESTKDRRPLKLIYYEACLSKDDALKREKYFKTHYGKMFLKNRLKSYLTG
- a CDS encoding four helix bundle protein, with product MQFLSISKGSCGESRSQGYRAFDFNYIDQSELDDLLVRTERLSSKISNFIKYLKNSDF